The DNA sequence CGATCGGGTGAACGCCGCCTGAAGCCCCGGCGAACATGTCCTCCGCAGGTGTCGCGGTGCTCACGACAAGGCGGACAACGCTAGGCCGAAGGGCCACTTCTCAGCTTACGATCGGCCCGTGACCACGCCTGTTTCACTCGCACTGGCCATCGGAGCCCTGGTGGCCGGTGCGGTGGTCGGTTACCTCGTCGCGCGGGCGCGAACCCGCCGCGAAGAGGCCCGGCCGCCGGGCCCGACCGTAGCCGAGCTCCTCGAACGGCTGGTCCGGTCGTCCCACAACGGCGTCGTCGTGCTCAACCGGTTCGGCGACATGGTGCTGCACAACCCGCGCGCGTACGAGCTGGGCCTGGTGAAGGTCAACCAGGCCGACCCGCGGGCCCGCGTGGCCGCTGAGCAGGTCGCCGAGACCGACGAGCCGGTGGAGATCGACCTTTCGCCGCTGGAAGCGCGCGGCCGCCAGCCGGAAGCGGTGCTCGGCCAGGTCCGGCCGCTCGGCGACGGCTTCACGGTCGTCGAGGCCGTCGACCACTCCGAGGCCATCCGCCTGGAGGCCGTGCGCCGCGACTTCGTCGCCAACGTCAGCCACGAGCTCAAGACCCCGGTCGGCGCGATCGCGCTGCTCACCGAGGCCGTGCTCGACGCCGCCGAGGACGTCGAAGAGGTCCGCCGCTTCGGCGGCAAGATCCTCCGCGAGTCCACCCGGCTCGGCCAGCTCGTCACCGAGCTGATCGCGCTGTCGCGGCTGCAGGGCGCCGAACGGCTGCCCGACCTCAACGTCGTCGAGGTCGACGCGGTCGTCCGCGAGGCGCTCGGCCGCACCACGCTCTCGGCCGAGTCGGCCGACATCCGGATCACCACCGACACCCCCAGCGGCCTGCTCATCGAGGGCGACCGGACGCTGCTGGTCACCGCGCTGTCGAACCTGCTGGAGAACGCGGTCGCGTACTCGCCGGCCGGCAGCCCGGTGTCGATCTCCCGGCGGCTGGCCGACGGGATGGTCGAGATCGCCGTCACCGACCGCGGCATCGGCATCGCCGAAGAGGAGCAGCAGCGGGTCTTCGAGCGGTTCTACCGCGCCGACAAGGCCCGCTCGCGCGCCACCGGCGGCACCGGGCTGGGCCTGGCGATCGTCAAGCACGTCGCGGCCAACCACGGCGGCTCGGTCGGGCTGTGGAGCCGGCCGGGCACCGGCTCGACGTTCACCCTGCGCATCCCCGCGCACGTCCGCCCCGAACCGGCCCCGGAGCCGGCCAAGGGCTCGAAGACCTCGCCGGCACCGCGGCAGGAGAAGACCCCCGAGCGCACCCCGAGGCTCGTGGTTACCGGGCAGGACAGCCCAGATCATGGAGGAAACCTGTGACCAGGGTTCTCATCGTCGAGGACGAGGAGTCGTTCGCCGACCCCCTCGCCTTCCTGCTGCGCAAGGAAGGGTTCACCGCGGCCGTCGCCGGCACCGGCCAGGCCGCGCTGGAGGAGTTCGACCGCAACGGCGCCGACATCGTGCTGCTCGACCTGATGCTGCCCGGGATGAGCGGCACCGACGTCTGCAAGCAGCTGCGCCAGCGCTCGGCCGTGCCGGTGATCATGGTGACCGCGCGCGACAGCGAGATCGACAAGGTCGTCGGCCTGGAACTGGGCGCGGACGACTACGTCACCAAGCCGTACTCGGCGCGCGAGCTGATCGCGCGGGTGCGGGCGGTGCTGCGCCGCGGCGGCGAGCCGGGCTCGGACGGCGAGCTGGCCCCGCTGGTGCTCTCGGCCGGCCCGGTCCGGATGGACGTCGAGCGGCACGTGGTGACGGTCGACGGCGCCGAGGTTTCGCTCCCGCTCAAGGAGTTCGACCTGCTGGAGTACCTGCTGCGCAACGTCGGCCGGGTGCTGACCCGCGGGCAGCTGATCGACCGGGTGTGGGGCGCGGACTACGTCGGCGACACGAAGACGCTCGACGTCCACGTGAAGCGGCTGCGGTCGAAGATCGAACCGGACCCGGGTTCGCCGCGGCACCTGGTGACGGTTCGCGGTCTGGGCTACAAGTTCGAGACGTAAGTCCCTTTCGGGCGGGTTCGTCCCGGCGGGAGGCGCGCCGGGACGAAGCCGCACCGAGTGTTTTCGGTTACAAGTTCGAGACCTGGCCCCGGGGCCGGTACCCTGGACCCCCGTGCGCCTAGGGGTACTCGACGTCGGTTCCAACACCGTCCACCTGCTCGTGGTCGACGCCCACCGTGGCGCCCACCCGACGCCGATGCATTCCGAGAAGTCCGTGCTGCGGCTGGCCGAGCAGATCACCCCCGGCGGGGAGCTCACCAAGGCCGGGGCCGACGAGCTGGTGACCGCCGTCGAATCCGCCAAGGACGCCGCCGCGCGGCTGGGCTGCGAAGAGCTGATGGCCTTCGCCACTTCCGCGGTCCGCGAAGCGAAGAACTCCGCCAAGGTGCTGGCCCGCGTGGCCGACAAGACCGGCGTCGAGCTGCAGGTCCTCTCCGGGGTCGACGAGGCCCGGCACACGTTCCTCGCCGTCCGCCGGTGGTACGGCTGGTCCGCCGGGCAGTTGCTCGTGCTCGACATCGGCGGCGGCTCGCTGGAGGTCGCGATGGGCCGCGACGAGGAACCCGTGCTGGCCGAATCGCTGCCGCTGGGGGCCGGGCGCACCACGCGCACCCGCTTCAAGCACGACCCGCCGACGCGCTCCGAGCTCGTCGCGACGTCGGCGTGGCTGGACGACCAGCTCACCGAGCTCGCGCGGAAGGTCACCAAATGGGGTGAACCGGACCGCGTCGTGGCGACGTCGAAGACCTTCCGGTCACTCGCCCGGCTGACCGGCGCGGCCCCCTCGGCGGCGGGCCCCCGCGTGCGACGTACGCTCACGGACACCGCGTTGCGCCAGCTCCTGGCCTTCATTTCGCGGATGTCCTCGGCCGATCTGGCCCACCTCGAGGGCGTCAGCTCGAGCCGATCGCACCAGCTGGTGGCGGGCGCGCTCGTCGCGCAGGCCGCGATGCGGGCGCTCGGTGTGCCGGAACTCGAGATTTGCCCGTGGGCTCTGCGAGAGGGTGTGATCCTGCGGCGGCTGGACCATTCCAACGGCGCGGATGAGACTGGAGCCGCCCTCGCGGGGCGCTTGACCGCACAGGAGGACCGGTGAAAGCACCCGGCTGGACTTCCCGGACGGAGAACGGGCACGGTGGAGAGGTGACGGACATGCAGAGGTCGGTGTACAGCGCGCGCTGCGCCGCCGGAATGCCGTCGGGTACCTCCCCGCGAGGTGCCGAGGACCCGGAGCGCGCAGGGGAATACCAGGTATGACGGACCAGACCGGAGGCGACCAGCCGCAGAAGACCGTGGCTGAGCTGCTCGCCCAGCACGGCGCCCAGGTCGACGGCGGACGCCGCCGCCGCCGGCGCGCGGCCGATGACGACGACGAACCCGGCACTCCCGAAGCCCCGCCGGGCGCGACCGGCTCGCACCGGCGCCCGGGCGTGAGCGACACCGGGCCGCAGGCGATCATCGACCGCGTGGCCTCGGAGGGCGCCCCGCCACCGCCGGCCCCCGGCCGGCCGGGCGGACGCCGCCGCGCCGAACCGCCACCCCCGCCGCCGCCCGCGCCCCGGGCGGTCCCGCAGGACTCCCAGCCGCTGCCCCGGCCGGTCCCGCCGCCCCCCGCGCGGCCCGCGCCCGGTGGTGCCGAGTCCGGCCAGTACCAGCGTCCGGTGCCGCAGGAGTCGGGCCAGTTCGCCCGGCCCCCGCAGGAGTCCGGCCAGTTCACGCGTCCGGCTCCGCAAGAGCCGCCGGCCCCGCCCGCGGCGCCGCGGCCGCAGGAGTCCGCGCAGCTGCCCGTGCCGCCACGCGCGCCCCGGCGCCAGCCGCCGCCGTCGCAGCAGCTGCCGGTCCCGCCGCCCGCCGCCGAAGAGACCCGCGGGGCCGTCCCGCCGGTCCGGCGCCGGCCGGGCCCGCCGCAGCCGTCCCAGCAGCTGCCCACCCCGCCGCAGCCGTCGCAGCAGCTCCCGACGCCCCCGCCGGCCGGCGGCCCGCTGTCGGCGCGGCTGGACGGGCTCAACGGCACCCCGGACGCCGATGTCGACGTCCCGCCCGGCCCGATGGCCAGCGGCACCTTCGCCACGCCGCCCGCCGCGCCGGGCCGGCCGCGCCGCGCTCCGGCCCGCCGTCCGCAGCCCCAGCAGGAGGCGTACACCGAGCAGTTCTCGGCGGTGCCCGACGACGAGCCGCCCGGGCCGCCGAAGAAGGGCGACGAGCCCTCCTCGCCCGCGGGCCTCGCGAACTGGCGCAAGCGCCGGCAGAAGGAGCAGATGGAGGACACCGAGATCGGCGTGATGCCCGCGGTGCCCACCGACGCTCCCGGCGACGGCTACCCCGAGGACGACTTCGAGCCCGAAGGGTTCGCCCCCGAAAGCAGCGGCTACCAGGCCGCCTACGACGCGGGGCCGCCGACCGGCGCGTACCCGCCGCCGATGCCGTTCGCACCCGGCGACCGCGCCTCGCGCGCGCCGATCCCGGACGACCTCGAGCCGTACGAGCGCGAGTTCGCCGACGGCTACCCGGCGGACGGCCCGGACTTCGAGCAGGACGACTACGGCTACGAGCAGGCCGACGGCTACGAAGACGACGAGTACGACGACGTGCCCGAGCCCGCCGCGGAACCCGCGGCCGCGGCTTCGCCGGGCAAGGCGTGGCTCGCGCTGGCCGGCCAGCTGGCGATGGGCGTGGTCGGCGGTGCGGCCGTCTGGCTCGGCTTCAACTGGCTGTGGGTGAACATCCCGGCCGCCGCGCTGGTCGCGGCGCTGCTGGTCGTCGTCGCGCTGGTCTGGATCGTGCGGAAGATCCGCCGCGCCGAAGACCTGCAGACCACCGTGCTGGCCGTGCTGGTCGGCCTGGTGGTGACGGTGTCCCCGGCCGCGTTGCTCCTCGTCGGCCGCTGACGTGAGCTGAAGGGGACTTTCCTCGCATGTGACGCGACGAAAGTCCCCTTCAGCGCGTCTGGTGAGACGAAAGTCCCCTTCAGCGCGCGCCGCCGACCCGCACCCTCGGTCACGAGGCAGGATGGCGCGCGTGACAGACGAGAAGCCGGTGCCGGTCGGCCTGAGCACGGCGTCGGTGTGGCCGCTCAAAGCCGGCGCGGCCTTCGAGCTGGCCGCCGAGCTCGGCTACGACGGCGTCGAGGTGATGGTCTGGGCCGACCCGGTCAGCCAGGACGTCTCGGCGCTGCGGCGCTGGTCGCGCCGCACCGGGGTGCCCGTGCTGTCGATCCACTCGCCGTCGCTGCTGATCACGCAGCGGATCTGGTCGCCGGACCCGGTAGTCCGGCTGCGGATGTCGGTCGACGCCGCGCTCGAACTCGGGGCCCGCACGGTGGTGGTGCACCCGCCGTTCCGCTGGCAACGCCGCTACGGCGACGCGTTCGGTGATCTCGTCGACGAGCTGGAAGAGTCGAGCGGCGTCGAAATCGCCGTGGAAAACATGTTCAAGGTGCGTCCGCCCGGCGGTTCGCGCACTTCCCGCGTGTCGGCATTCCGGCCGTCGATCGATCCCACGGACGTCGGGTTCCGGCACTACACGCTCGACCTGTCCCACACAGCGGCAGCCGGAATGGACGCGCTCGCGCTCGCGCAGCGGATGGGTGAGGGGCTCACGCACGTCCACTTGGCGGACGGCACCGGCGTCCCGAAGGACGAACACCTGGTACCCGGACGGGGTGGCCAGCCTTGCGCCGAACTCCTCGAGAAGCTGGTCAGCAGCGGTTTCGCCGGCCAGATCGTGCTGGAGATCAACACGCGGCACGCGGTCACCGCGGCCCAGCGGGTGCGCGATCTGGCGGAGGCGCTTTTGTTCGCGCGTTTCCACCTCGGGCAATGAACGAGCACGTTCCGACAGGACACGACTACTCCCGACTCCATTTCCGCCGGTGCAACCCGTAAAGTTCGGACCGTGAACCCGTCGCCCGCGTTGATCGTCCCCTTCCCGGATTCCCCGATCGGCGCGGAGCGTTCGTGAGCGGAACGGACGGCACCGCCGCGTCCTTCGACACGGCGAGTGCGGCGCGGTCGCTGGGGGACGGCACCTTCACCGCGGTGCTGCGCGCGGAATGGGCCATCGGCTCGCACCCGCACGGGGGTTTCCTGCTGGCCCTGCTGGCCAAGGCGGCGATCGCCGCGCTGCACGAACGCGGGGAGCCGCACGCGGAGCCCCTGGTCGTCAGCGCGGAGTTCCTGCACGCGCCGGCCCTGGGCCCGGTGCTGCTGCGCACGGACGTCCGCAAGGTCGGCCGCCGCGCGACGGTCGTCGAGGTCCGGCTGGAGCAGCGCGGCCGCAGCTGCGTCGAGGCCAGGGTGACGACCGGCCGGCTCCCGATGCGCCGCCCGGAGTGGACGGACGTCCCGGCGATGCCCGCCGAGCCCCCGCCCGGCGCGCTCGCGATGGCCGAGAGCACGGAGGGCCCGTTCAACCTGGCCAAGGGCTGCGAGGTCCGCCTGGACCCGGCGACCGCGGGCTACCTGGCCGGCCGCACGGGCGAGCCGCCCCGGATGCGGCTGTGGGTGCGGCCGCGGCACAGCCTGGTCGACCCGTACTTCACGCTGCTGGCGTCGGACGTCAACCCGCCGGTGGTGATGAACCTGGGCCGCATCGGCTGG is a window from the Amycolatopsis sp. cg9 genome containing:
- a CDS encoding sensor histidine kinase yields the protein MTTPVSLALAIGALVAGAVVGYLVARARTRREEARPPGPTVAELLERLVRSSHNGVVVLNRFGDMVLHNPRAYELGLVKVNQADPRARVAAEQVAETDEPVEIDLSPLEARGRQPEAVLGQVRPLGDGFTVVEAVDHSEAIRLEAVRRDFVANVSHELKTPVGAIALLTEAVLDAAEDVEEVRRFGGKILRESTRLGQLVTELIALSRLQGAERLPDLNVVEVDAVVREALGRTTLSAESADIRITTDTPSGLLIEGDRTLLVTALSNLLENAVAYSPAGSPVSISRRLADGMVEIAVTDRGIGIAEEEQQRVFERFYRADKARSRATGGTGLGLAIVKHVAANHGGSVGLWSRPGTGSTFTLRIPAHVRPEPAPEPAKGSKTSPAPRQEKTPERTPRLVVTGQDSPDHGGNL
- a CDS encoding response regulator transcription factor, yielding MTRVLIVEDEESFADPLAFLLRKEGFTAAVAGTGQAALEEFDRNGADIVLLDLMLPGMSGTDVCKQLRQRSAVPVIMVTARDSEIDKVVGLELGADDYVTKPYSARELIARVRAVLRRGGEPGSDGELAPLVLSAGPVRMDVERHVVTVDGAEVSLPLKEFDLLEYLLRNVGRVLTRGQLIDRVWGADYVGDTKTLDVHVKRLRSKIEPDPGSPRHLVTVRGLGYKFET
- a CDS encoding Ppx/GppA phosphatase family protein encodes the protein MRLGVLDVGSNTVHLLVVDAHRGAHPTPMHSEKSVLRLAEQITPGGELTKAGADELVTAVESAKDAAARLGCEELMAFATSAVREAKNSAKVLARVADKTGVELQVLSGVDEARHTFLAVRRWYGWSAGQLLVLDIGGGSLEVAMGRDEEPVLAESLPLGAGRTTRTRFKHDPPTRSELVATSAWLDDQLTELARKVTKWGEPDRVVATSKTFRSLARLTGAAPSAAGPRVRRTLTDTALRQLLAFISRMSSADLAHLEGVSSSRSHQLVAGALVAQAAMRALGVPELEICPWALREGVILRRLDHSNGADETGAALAGRLTAQEDR
- a CDS encoding sugar phosphate isomerase/epimerase family protein — protein: MARVTDEKPVPVGLSTASVWPLKAGAAFELAAELGYDGVEVMVWADPVSQDVSALRRWSRRTGVPVLSIHSPSLLITQRIWSPDPVVRLRMSVDAALELGARTVVVHPPFRWQRRYGDAFGDLVDELEESSGVEIAVENMFKVRPPGGSRTSRVSAFRPSIDPTDVGFRHYTLDLSHTAAAGMDALALAQRMGEGLTHVHLADGTGVPKDEHLVPGRGGQPCAELLEKLVSSGFAGQIVLEINTRHAVTAAQRVRDLAEALLFARFHLGQ
- a CDS encoding thioesterase family protein; the encoded protein is MSGTDGTAASFDTASAARSLGDGTFTAVLRAEWAIGSHPHGGFLLALLAKAAIAALHERGEPHAEPLVVSAEFLHAPALGPVLLRTDVRKVGRRATVVEVRLEQRGRSCVEARVTTGRLPMRRPEWTDVPAMPAEPPPGALAMAESTEGPFNLAKGCEVRLDPATAGYLAGRTGEPPRMRLWVRPRHSLVDPYFTLLASDVNPPVVMNLGRIGWAPTVQLTALLRTRPAPGWLRVVVESRSVHESWFDSDATVVDSQGRLVCQARQLGLAPAPGG